One genomic window of Mucilaginibacter sp. SJ includes the following:
- a CDS encoding RagB/SusD family nutrient uptake outer membrane protein: MKRISIYLYTCLFLGLITTACKKTLIEDPKSTLTPAFFTTSQGFQAGLTAAYAGFRTIWGPDTYFEMTVPGTDEFIAGNDGNNGMVKYNSNFNTADGTVATIWKNCYTYINTCNGLIGSVPAGIDATSATSMVGEAKFLRANYYFILVQFWGDVTLNKTFQSVPTTSATRAKMADVYDFIVQDLKDAIAVLPATPLTNGVQTGRATKAAAMHMLAKVYLTRAGSSAKQADDYKNAYNTAIDLITNVAPAGGMKLQQDFGKVFAEGNEANSEILWTVQHTTTLAYNGSATQNNSGPDNLLCHLFVPKYEVQPGMQRSTLYGRPYIRVVPTHWLTDTVFSERVNDQRYNKTFQTAWLCNNAASIPTWSNPLPVGAPAGAQPGAAKFTVGDTAIWMPGKDMTSAQIAGYRYQVIPPAKYSIALSPAMIKYFDTKRPDQNSPSSRPIIIYRLAETYLIAAEALVMDGRAGDAVPYVNAIRERAAYPSGNAAAMDITADKLTLDFILDERSRELCGELVRWLDLARTGKLLERVKLHNTDGKSNIKPFHVLRPIPQTQIDATITGTPYPQNPGW; encoded by the coding sequence ATGAAAAGGATATCTATATATTTATACACCTGTTTGTTTTTAGGTCTGATAACAACGGCTTGTAAAAAAACACTGATAGAAGACCCGAAATCAACACTTACACCCGCTTTTTTTACAACAAGCCAGGGCTTTCAGGCTGGTCTCACCGCGGCTTATGCAGGATTTAGAACTATTTGGGGCCCCGATACCTATTTTGAAATGACCGTTCCGGGTACCGATGAATTTATTGCAGGTAACGACGGCAACAACGGCATGGTAAAATATAACAGTAACTTTAATACCGCCGATGGCACTGTAGCCACGATCTGGAAAAATTGTTACACCTATATCAATACTTGTAATGGTTTAATCGGTAGTGTCCCGGCTGGTATTGACGCTACATCGGCAACAAGCATGGTCGGTGAAGCCAAGTTTTTGCGGGCGAATTACTACTTTATATTAGTTCAGTTTTGGGGCGATGTCACTTTAAACAAAACATTCCAGTCGGTGCCCACAACGTCGGCCACGAGGGCTAAAATGGCCGATGTATATGATTTCATAGTTCAGGATCTGAAAGATGCCATAGCAGTTCTTCCGGCAACCCCTTTAACCAATGGCGTGCAAACCGGCAGGGCAACAAAAGCGGCAGCCATGCACATGCTCGCAAAAGTATATTTAACAAGAGCGGGTTCATCGGCCAAACAGGCAGATGATTATAAAAATGCTTACAATACAGCAATAGACCTGATAACCAATGTTGCACCCGCAGGCGGCATGAAATTGCAGCAGGATTTTGGAAAGGTATTTGCTGAAGGCAATGAAGCCAACAGTGAAATATTGTGGACTGTACAGCACACAACTACATTGGCTTATAACGGTTCGGCTACACAAAATAACAGTGGCCCCGATAACCTGCTATGCCATTTATTTGTGCCTAAGTATGAAGTGCAGCCTGGTATGCAGCGCAGTACCCTTTATGGGCGCCCTTACATTCGTGTGGTGCCCACACATTGGCTAACCGATACCGTATTTAGCGAAAGGGTTAATGATCAGCGTTATAATAAAACTTTTCAAACAGCCTGGTTATGTAATAATGCAGCATCAATACCTACATGGTCTAATCCTCTGCCGGTCGGGGCGCCCGCCGGCGCTCAACCCGGGGCTGCTAAATTTACAGTTGGCGACACCGCTATCTGGATGCCGGGTAAGGATATGACGTCGGCGCAAATTGCAGGTTATCGTTACCAGGTTATTCCACCTGCTAAGTATAGCATTGCTTTGTCGCCTGCTATGATCAAATATTTTGATACCAAACGGCCCGATCAAAACTCACCCTCAAGCAGGCCCATAATTATTTATCGCTTAGCCGAAACCTATTTAATTGCTGCCGAAGCATTGGTTATGGATGGTCGTGCGGGCGATGCAGTGCCTTATGTTAATGCAATCCGCGAAAGGGCCGCTTACCCTTCAGGCAACGCTGCGGCAATGGATATTACTGCTGATAAGCTTACGCTGGATTTCATATTAGACGAACGTTCGAGAGAACTGTGCGGCGAGCTTGTACGCTGGCTTGACCTTGCAAGGACAGGTAAGCTGCTGGAAAGGGTAAAACTGCATAATACCGATGGTAAAAGCAATATAAAGCCATTTCATGTACTGCGCCCAATCCCGCAGACACAAATTGATGCAACAATTACCGGTACTCCATATCCACAAAATCCTGGCTGGTAA
- a CDS encoding rhamnogalacturonidase yields MKKHNALIRVLLIFLLPFCFFKAQASSNTSPETSPYNVKLYGAKGDGKSVDTQNINKAIEAAAAAGGGTVYFPAGNYLSGSIHLKSGISLYIDQGATIIAAPIEAASGYDEPEAKIDNNYQDFGHRHWHNSLIWGENLHDISILGPGTIWGKDLARSNKGEDDKRPNKAISLYLCRNVIIRDISILHGGWFGILATGIDNFTIDNVKMDTNRDGMDIDCCRNVRISNCSINSPYDDGICLKSTYGLGFARATENVTITNCQVSGYDEGSFLAGTFTRNEKKYSDGNPTGRIKMGTESNGGFKNVTISNCVFDYCRGLALETVDGSLLEDVTITNITMRDIVNAPIFVRLGARMRGPENATVGSLRRVIISNVVCYNADYKHGAIISGIPGHDIEDLRLSNIRIYYKGGGTKEQAAREVPSLEKEYPEPYRFGTMPSYGFFIRNVKDLKVNDVEVSYITDDFRPPFILDHVTGADFQHVKAQKAVGSSTFVLNEVKDFNIYNSRPVADTKLANASKKEL; encoded by the coding sequence ATGAAAAAACACAACGCTTTGATTCGTGTTCTTTTAATTTTTCTTTTGCCCTTTTGCTTCTTTAAAGCTCAGGCAAGCAGTAATACATCGCCGGAAACATCCCCATATAATGTAAAGTTATATGGGGCAAAAGGCGATGGAAAATCTGTTGATACTCAAAATATCAACAAAGCAATTGAAGCTGCCGCCGCGGCAGGCGGTGGAACGGTTTATTTTCCGGCAGGGAATTATTTAAGCGGTTCTATTCATCTTAAAAGTGGCATCAGCCTGTATATCGATCAGGGGGCTACTATAATTGCCGCGCCTATTGAAGCTGCCTCAGGCTATGATGAACCCGAAGCCAAAATAGACAATAACTACCAGGATTTTGGGCACAGGCACTGGCATAACAGCTTGATTTGGGGTGAAAATCTGCATGATATTTCCATATTAGGCCCCGGTACTATTTGGGGTAAAGACCTGGCGCGGAGCAACAAAGGAGAAGACGATAAACGCCCGAACAAAGCCATTAGTCTTTATTTATGCAGGAATGTGATTATCAGGGACATTTCCATATTGCATGGCGGCTGGTTCGGAATCCTGGCCACAGGGATAGACAATTTTACTATTGATAATGTAAAAATGGATACCAACCGCGATGGGATGGATATTGACTGCTGCCGCAACGTACGCATTTCAAATTGCAGCATAAACTCGCCTTATGATGATGGTATTTGCCTTAAGAGCACCTACGGGCTTGGATTTGCCAGGGCTACCGAAAATGTTACCATTACCAACTGCCAGGTAAGCGGTTATGATGAGGGCTCATTTTTAGCCGGTACTTTTACCCGCAATGAAAAAAAATACTCTGACGGTAACCCTACAGGCCGCATAAAAATGGGAACAGAATCAAACGGAGGGTTTAAGAATGTTACCATATCTAATTGCGTATTTGATTACTGCCGCGGCCTGGCCCTTGAAACTGTTGATGGATCACTTTTAGAAGATGTTACCATTACCAACATAACCATGAGGGATATTGTAAACGCGCCAATTTTTGTAAGGCTTGGTGCACGCATGCGCGGGCCGGAAAATGCCACTGTAGGCTCGCTCAGAAGGGTAATCATCAGCAATGTGGTATGTTATAATGCCGACTATAAACATGGGGCAATTATAAGCGGGATCCCGGGGCATGACATTGAAGATTTGCGATTGAGTAATATCAGGATCTATTATAAAGGCGGAGGAACAAAAGAGCAAGCTGCACGTGAAGTACCTTCGCTTGAAAAAGAATACCCTGAACCATATCGTTTTGGAACAATGCCTTCTTATGGCTTTTTTATCCGCAACGTTAAAGATTTAAAAGTGAACGATGTGGAGGTTAGTTATATCACTGATGATTTTCGCCCGCCATTTATCCTTGATCATGTAACCGGCGCCGATTTTCAGCATGTTAAAGCACAAAAAGCAGTAGGCTCATCAACATTTGTTTTAAACGAGGTGAAGGATTTTAACATCTACAATAGCCGCCCGGTCGCAGATACTAAACTGGCTAACGCGAGTAAAAAAGAATTATAA
- a CDS encoding PQQ-dependent sugar dehydrogenase produces MKSILFKWVIILTILPLSIMLYALKPGSEVVPDADNAGLKLPAGFGALKVAETGAKARHLVVTPQGDIYVKLAKPNKEGKSILVLHEAPNGKAELKSGFGTYGGTEVYLKNGYLYASSNTEVFRYKVNGNNEVINTDQPEKIITGLKAGRQHETKSFALDNDGYIYVNIGAWFNSCQEKDRGLHSPGIPGCPILDSMGGVWQFKTDKLNQTYSDGVRYATGLRNMVGMDWNQQDNQLFVMQHGRDNLNSSWPELYTTKQSAELPAECLYALKKGDNAGWPYMYYDQIQHKKIQAPEYGGDGKKEADAKFLDPVVAYPGHMAPNGLLFYNGNQFPEKYKNGAFIAFHGSWNRAPEPQAGYFVVFQPFKNGKPDGDWEVFADGFSGSPEKTAAGRADHRPCGLAQGADGSLYVTDDSKGTIYRIIYLKK; encoded by the coding sequence ATGAAAAGTATACTATTTAAATGGGTGATAATTCTTACGATCCTGCCGTTGAGCATAATGCTTTATGCCTTGAAACCGGGATCAGAAGTTGTGCCCGATGCCGATAACGCCGGTTTAAAATTACCTGCAGGTTTCGGTGCCCTGAAAGTTGCCGAAACGGGTGCAAAGGCCCGGCATTTAGTAGTTACGCCACAGGGCGATATTTACGTAAAGCTTGCTAAACCCAATAAAGAAGGCAAGAGTATTTTAGTGTTACATGAAGCACCTAATGGTAAAGCCGAGCTTAAATCGGGCTTCGGGACCTATGGAGGCACAGAAGTTTATTTAAAGAACGGGTACCTTTATGCTTCGTCAAATACCGAAGTTTTCAGGTATAAGGTAAATGGCAACAATGAAGTGATTAACACCGATCAGCCGGAAAAAATCATTACCGGGTTAAAGGCTGGCCGGCAGCATGAAACCAAATCGTTTGCTTTGGATAATGATGGCTATATCTATGTAAATATAGGTGCATGGTTTAACTCATGCCAGGAAAAGGATCGCGGCCTGCATTCGCCCGGTATACCGGGATGCCCGATACTGGATTCGATGGGTGGGGTGTGGCAGTTTAAAACTGATAAATTAAACCAAACTTATAGCGATGGTGTAAGGTATGCTACCGGCTTACGGAATATGGTAGGTATGGACTGGAACCAACAGGACAACCAGCTCTTTGTAATGCAACATGGGAGGGATAACCTGAATAGTTCATGGCCTGAGTTGTATACCACCAAGCAGTCGGCCGAGTTACCCGCCGAATGTTTGTATGCCCTTAAAAAAGGCGATAATGCAGGCTGGCCATATATGTATTATGACCAGATTCAGCATAAAAAGATACAAGCCCCTGAATATGGCGGCGACGGAAAAAAAGAGGCTGATGCTAAGTTTCTTGATCCCGTCGTCGCCTATCCCGGCCATATGGCTCCCAACGGTTTGTTGTTTTATAACGGAAACCAATTCCCGGAAAAATATAAAAACGGGGCTTTCATAGCTTTTCATGGCTCATGGAACCGGGCTCCCGAGCCGCAGGCCGGATACTTTGTAGTTTTTCAGCCATTTAAAAATGGTAAGCCTGATGGTGATTGGGAAGTGTTTGCTGACGGTTTTTCAGGATCTCCGGAAAAAACAGCGGCCGGGCGTGCCGACCATCGTCCCTGCGGTCTGGCACAGGGTGCGGATGGTTCATTATATGTTACAGATGATTCAAAAGGTACCATATACCGTATTATCTATCTTAAAAAGTAG
- a CDS encoding c-type cytochrome produces MTKYLLTLLFAFSCFQLMAQVKTKANTNAKPVVNLAVSMANGKAIYINHCLTCHQADGGGVPNMNPPLIKTSYITGSHEQLIKVLLNGFSENVDIDGESYSNVMPAHDFLKDREIADVLTYVRKSFGNKSSAITEAQVKAVRDKNKKKTAIKNT; encoded by the coding sequence ATGACTAAATATTTATTGACCCTTCTTTTTGCTTTTAGCTGCTTCCAGCTCATGGCGCAAGTGAAAACCAAGGCAAACACAAATGCAAAGCCTGTTGTGAATCTTGCCGTTTCTATGGCAAATGGCAAAGCTATCTATATAAATCATTGCTTAACCTGCCACCAGGCCGATGGAGGAGGTGTACCTAATATGAACCCTCCATTAATCAAAACATCCTATATAACAGGCAGTCATGAGCAATTAATTAAAGTGCTGCTTAACGGGTTTTCGGAGAACGTTGATATTGACGGCGAATCATATTCAAACGTGATGCCTGCACACGATTTTTTAAAAGACCGGGAAATTGCAGACGTGTTAACCTATGTACGGAAAAGCTTCGGTAACAAGAGTAGTGCAATTACCGAGGCACAGGTAAAGGCGGTCCGAGATAAAAACAAAAAGAAGACGGCTATTAAAAACACATAA
- a CDS encoding glycoside hydrolase family 88/105 protein, whose protein sequence is MKSFLYLLLIAYASAAFGQDVNTENIVRRVADNIIKETSFQFVNSKTNEKYNSTKGLAPSTDIKVDSKYNKWAYVNGVLAIGMVQTADVLGDKKYSDYSQRNFTFIFDNLSYFETLYKAKAGKVEYGSVFNITNLDACGAMSAGLFDVDALAHRKDYQAYLERSATYILTKQMRLPDGTLARPQPRFGTLWADDMFMSIPFLARMGKLTGDSKYFDDAIKQVENFNKYLYDPATGLFFHNYYADDQTNGVGHWGRSNGWIAMAQVELLNNLPANHPKRAELIKLLLRQIVGYARYQDQTGLWHQLLDKPDSYLETSVTAMYTYAVARAVNQGWINDKYIAIAREGWKGLTSKITADGQLQDVCIGTNMDTAIKFYYTRPTELNDTHGLGALLLAGTEMLKAERKK, encoded by the coding sequence ATGAAATCATTTTTATACTTGTTACTTATTGCTTATGCTTCGGCAGCGTTTGGGCAGGACGTTAATACTGAAAATATTGTACGCCGGGTTGCTGATAATATTATTAAGGAAACTTCTTTCCAGTTTGTCAATTCCAAAACAAACGAAAAGTATAATTCTACAAAGGGGTTAGCTCCATCGACAGATATTAAGGTCGATAGTAAATACAATAAATGGGCTTACGTAAATGGTGTTTTAGCCATAGGCATGGTGCAAACGGCTGATGTGCTTGGCGACAAAAAATATTCAGATTATTCCCAGCGTAATTTTACATTTATTTTTGATAACCTCAGTTATTTTGAAACGCTTTATAAAGCAAAAGCCGGCAAGGTTGAATATGGTTCTGTATTCAATATAACCAATCTCGATGCCTGTGGTGCAATGTCGGCTGGTTTGTTTGATGTGGACGCACTTGCTCACCGGAAAGATTATCAGGCTTATTTAGAAAGGTCTGCCACCTATATTTTGACAAAACAAATGCGCCTTCCTGACGGTACGCTTGCTCGTCCGCAGCCCCGCTTTGGTACGCTTTGGGCCGATGATATGTTCATGAGTATCCCTTTTTTGGCACGTATGGGCAAACTTACCGGCGATAGTAAGTATTTTGATGATGCTATTAAACAAGTTGAGAATTTCAACAAGTACCTTTATGATCCGGCCACAGGCTTGTTTTTTCATAATTATTATGCTGATGATCAAACCAATGGTGTAGGCCATTGGGGCCGCAGCAATGGCTGGATAGCCATGGCACAGGTTGAGCTGTTAAACAATTTACCTGCAAACCATCCTAAACGTGCTGAACTGATCAAGTTGCTGTTGAGGCAAATTGTAGGTTACGCCCGTTACCAGGACCAAACCGGTTTATGGCACCAGTTACTGGATAAACCCGATTCATATCTCGAAACATCAGTTACTGCTATGTACACTTATGCAGTAGCAAGGGCTGTAAACCAGGGCTGGATCAATGATAAATATATAGCCATAGCCCGCGAAGGGTGGAAAGGTTTAACCTCAAAAATAACTGCCGATGGCCAGCTACAAGATGTTTGCATTGGTACTAATATGGATACAGCCATTAAATTTTATTACACGCGCCCAACCGAACTGAACGATACGCATGGCTTAGGTGCCTTATTATTGGCCGGAACAGAAATGCTTAAGGCCGAAAGGAAGAAATAA
- a CDS encoding glycoside hydrolase family 28 protein yields the protein MYRLTRLLLCIGVTLLASDCSLFAADVDITAYGATGNGTTLNTAAIQNAIDVCYKSGGGKVVVPSGVFLTGTVALNDNITLHLNKGAVLLGSTDINDYRNLDPFVEGLGISVGWALVVAVDKKNISIEGKGVIDGQGVKLKAQQILTDTRAESQRWGRRPFLLRVVRCQNVFVQGVTLNYSAAWTSHYFQCKQVNIQNVKIESRGVAHNDGMDIDGCQDVTIKNCDVVSGDDALCFKTTSSKMACRDIVISGLRLKSGQGAIKIGTESMAPFENIRISKCYIYDTANGGIKLLSVDGANIRNIEIDDITMVEVKTPILIRLGARLSVFRKDQDTQQPIGTLENVTIKNVKAKAADIAQLMPPSGILITGIPGHDIKGLTLKNIEINLAGGGSEENARQIVPEAIDKYPEVKTFGPLVPAYGVWARHIEGLKLDNIKFTLGNNDLRPALICEDGKNIELNSCIIPETTGAKAVIRLENVAGARINNTAVAGSAGAFVRVEGTASNNVHLLKNKTPGIQKKVDLSADVKAGTAILD from the coding sequence ATGTACAGGCTAACAAGGTTATTGTTGTGCATTGGTGTTACACTTCTGGCATCTGATTGCAGTTTGTTTGCCGCGGATGTAGATATCACAGCCTATGGAGCTACGGGTAATGGCACAACATTAAATACAGCGGCTATTCAAAATGCCATTGACGTGTGCTATAAAAGTGGCGGCGGCAAGGTTGTTGTTCCATCAGGCGTATTTTTAACCGGTACAGTTGCATTGAATGACAATATTACCCTGCACCTGAATAAAGGAGCTGTTTTATTAGGAAGCACCGATATTAACGATTACCGGAACCTTGATCCCTTTGTTGAGGGGTTGGGCATTAGCGTAGGCTGGGCGCTGGTTGTTGCGGTTGATAAAAAGAATATCAGCATTGAAGGCAAGGGGGTTATTGACGGACAAGGGGTAAAACTGAAAGCGCAGCAAATCTTAACTGATACCCGGGCCGAATCACAACGCTGGGGCAGGCGTCCGTTTTTATTACGCGTTGTACGCTGCCAAAATGTTTTTGTACAGGGCGTTACTTTAAATTACTCGGCCGCCTGGACCTCGCATTATTTTCAATGTAAGCAGGTAAATATTCAAAATGTAAAAATTGAAAGCCGGGGCGTTGCTCATAACGATGGGATGGATATAGATGGCTGCCAGGATGTTACTATTAAAAATTGCGATGTGGTAAGCGGCGACGATGCCTTATGTTTTAAAACAACATCAAGTAAAATGGCTTGCAGGGATATTGTGATTTCAGGTCTGAGATTAAAAAGTGGGCAGGGGGCCATTAAGATCGGTACCGAATCTATGGCGCCATTTGAGAATATCAGGATCTCAAAATGTTACATCTATGATACGGCTAACGGCGGGATCAAGCTGCTTTCTGTAGATGGGGCGAATATCAGGAATATCGAAATTGATGATATTACTATGGTTGAAGTAAAAACACCTATCCTGATCCGTTTGGGGGCAAGGTTAAGTGTATTCCGCAAAGATCAGGATACGCAACAACCAATTGGTACGCTTGAAAACGTAACCATTAAAAATGTAAAGGCAAAAGCGGCAGATATCGCGCAACTCATGCCGCCATCAGGCATTTTGATAACGGGAATTCCCGGGCATGACATTAAAGGGCTAACATTAAAAAACATTGAGATAAATCTGGCGGGAGGTGGAAGCGAAGAAAATGCCCGGCAGATTGTACCTGAAGCTATTGACAAATACCCCGAAGTAAAAACATTTGGCCCGCTTGTGCCTGCCTATGGTGTATGGGCCAGGCACATAGAAGGGTTAAAACTCGATAATATAAAATTTACATTGGGTAATAATGATCTCAGGCCCGCTTTAATCTGTGAGGACGGAAAAAACATTGAACTTAATTCCTGCATAATTCCTGAAACTACAGGTGCAAAGGCTGTAATAAGGTTAGAGAATGTTGCAGGTGCTCGCATAAATAATACTGCCGTTGCCGGATCTGCGGGTGCATTTGTGCGTGTTGAAGGCACTGCGAGTAATAATGTTCATCTCCTGAAAAATAAAACACCTGGGATACAAAAAAAGGTTGACCTGTCTGCTGATGTGAAAGCGGGTACAGCCATTTTAGATTAG
- a CDS encoding SMP-30/gluconolactonase/LRE family protein translates to MKKILKCTLPVLMAFMVQGAFAQTHQLEKLWETDTVVRIPESVLPDFKKKILYVSEIEGNPSAVDGKGGIAKIGLDGKIINLDFTTGINSPKGLGRVGNQLYAADLSEVVVIDIKTGKVISKIPVDSAKMLNDITVDDKGIVYVSDSKTKKIHRIEKGKVTTFLTNVNGVNGLKAINNDLYILGGQKFMKADSKGNLIQITTLSCGGDGLEPVGNGDFLITCWSGHIFYVTADGKIETLLDSEPQKMNTADLGYDTVNHILYVPTFFGKKVVAYKLITR, encoded by the coding sequence ATGAAAAAAATATTGAAATGCACATTGCCCGTTTTAATGGCATTTATGGTACAAGGCGCTTTTGCACAAACACACCAATTAGAAAAACTTTGGGAAACTGATACCGTTGTTCGGATCCCCGAATCGGTTTTACCGGATTTTAAAAAGAAGATATTATATGTATCAGAAATTGAAGGGAACCCCAGCGCTGTTGATGGCAAAGGTGGGATTGCTAAGATTGGACTGGATGGAAAGATCATTAACCTCGACTTTACCACCGGTATAAATTCACCTAAAGGCCTTGGGCGGGTTGGCAATCAATTGTATGCGGCTGATCTGTCGGAGGTTGTTGTTATAGATATCAAAACCGGCAAAGTAATTAGTAAGATCCCTGTTGACAGTGCAAAAATGCTAAATGACATTACTGTGGATGACAAAGGAATAGTTTATGTATCAGATAGTAAAACCAAAAAGATCCACCGGATTGAAAAGGGTAAGGTAACTACTTTTTTAACGAATGTAAATGGTGTAAACGGCCTTAAGGCTATCAATAATGATCTTTATATTCTTGGTGGACAGAAGTTCATGAAAGCAGATAGTAAAGGCAATTTAATCCAAATAACTACACTCAGTTGCGGAGGAGATGGTCTTGAACCTGTAGGCAATGGCGATTTTTTGATCACCTGCTGGTCGGGCCATATATTTTACGTAACTGCCGATGGTAAAATAGAAACCCTGCTTGATTCGGAGCCACAAAAGATGAATACTGCCGATTTAGGTTACGATACCGTTAATCATATTTTGTATGTGCCAACGTTTTTCGGAAAAAAGGTAGTGGCTTACAAACTAATCACCCGTTAA